The following DNA comes from Nerophis ophidion isolate RoL-2023_Sa linkage group LG16, RoL_Noph_v1.0, whole genome shotgun sequence.
CATGGCCAGGATCTTCTCACTGGATcgatttgcagccgagtgtgaagcgactggtatgagaatcagcacctccaagtccgagtccatggttctcgcccggaaaagtgtggagtgccatctccggtttggggggggaccctgccccaagtggaggagttcaagtaccttggagtcttgttcacgagtgagggaagagtggatcgtgagatcgacaaacggatcggtgcggcgtcttcagtaatgcggaccctgtatcgatTCGTTtgtcgatatcacgatccactcttccctcactcgtgaaaaagactcctcGGATAAGCTCtttatttaccggtcgatctacgttcccatcctcacctatggtcatgagttttgggttatgaccgaaaggacaagatcatgggtacaagcggccgaaatgagtttcctccaccaggtttcggggctctcccttagagatagggtgagaagctctgccatccaggagtagctcaaagtaaagctgctgctcctccacatcgagaggagccagatgaggtggttcgaacatctggtcaggataccacccgaacgcctccctagggaggtgtttcgggcacgtccgaccggtaggaggccacggggaagacccaggacacattgggaagactatgtctcccggctggcctgggaacgcctcgagattccccgggaagagctggacgaagtggctggggagaggagcgtctgggcttccctgcttaggctgctgccccgcgacccgacctcggataagcggaggaagatggatggatggacatggtgtaatgatagtgTGACCAGTAGTTAgttggtagtcacacataagacctatgtgtagactacaatatgacaccagtaaacaacaccaatactttaaatccatccatccatccatttcctaccgcttgtccctttcggggtcgtggggggtgctggagcctatctcagctgcattcgttcagaaggcggggtacaccctggacaagttaccacctcattgcagggccaacacagatagacaacattcacactcacattcacacaccagggccaatttagtattgccaatcaacctatccccaggtgcctgtctttggaggtgggaggaagccggagtacccggagggaacccacgcagtcacggggagaacacgcaaactcaatgttacattaaaaataaagaacattgcagacggcactcaaaaatatgtcaaaatgtttttttattattttgaaaccgcaccgcttgatgaattgacggcccattacggctaccgtagtcagagatacaagtattgctatggtgtgtgtgcgtgtgcgtgtgcgtgtgtgtgtgtgtgtgtgtgtgtgtgtgtgtgtaagccattAGCAGACTTAttgtctggcgttttgtttcacagtattatgcaaaaccaactttgtcttaccttctggtacctgctgtgtATTTGaggtctgcataagtcctgaaaatttgcgcacgtccGGCACTGTAAGTCGTGACGATGCTGTCGTCGATAAGATTCTTCTTTTCTACTATCTTCTTGTCACCCactgctgttgccatttataatataaagtagagtacatttctaacttatatctcgctatggaagtgctaaaaactacctactcagtgacctagtctgccctgaggtcggtaggttgtgagttcaaaccccggccgagttataccaaagactataaaaatgggacccgttacttccttgcttggtactcagcatcaattgGAACctgattggaattgggggttatatcaccaaaaatgaatcccgggcgctcccctcacctcccaaggggtgaacccacggaactttggttattagagagttctggtcggacggtttttcacgggacacacgtgttgcactagtgagccacggattgGAAGATGCTGCTCattgttgattgaagtaaagtctgaatgtgatTAAAACAGTTagatccatcttttgacacttcttcaacccccgtccttgcacactacaccgtacaacaaagatgacggggagaagaagcTGCCAAAGATGAGCcttgtaaataagaccgcccacataaCAGCACATCCTGaatcgactgtcagaaagcgacttgaatgtgatctgtaaaacatcatctatgcaacatgttgaccaaggaaccaccataacatgttatgtagaccacaaggaaatgttttacatttataaaaatattataatatgaccactttaatgcgcataataatccggtgcgccctatggtacaGAAAATATGGTACCGTTGTAAAAATGGAAGTTAGAATCGTCCAAacctttgttgttttttgtagcaAGAAAAAATGCTGGAGCAAAGGATGGACAAAGAGTGCAACTCGTCCACAAGCTCCACAGAGCATTCAGAGGGAGATGGCAGAGAAAGGTGAGGCAATGAAGCTGAGAACGTACATAATATTGAACACTGTGTGATTCTAAGGTCACCAATAAGGTTAGTGAATTGTTTTGTCATCGCTGCAGAAAAGCtgaatccaaagacatgcaagaTTTAGTCCACATGATGACCCAAACTTTAAGGATGGTCAGTGAAGACAGAGAATTAGGCTCCTCTGCGTTACCAGAGTTCAAACTCAACAGGAAGTACAGAGACACACTGGTGCTTCACGGGAAAGCTCGGCAGGAAGCAGAGAACCTGTCACTCGGTGAAATTCCACTAGGTCAGATACTATACAGGCAAACTCCAGTTCGCCAACGTGGTGTGGCATTAACGACTACTCTGTTTTTGCAGGCTCGTCATCAGGTCCAGCCAAGATCAGGAGGGCCATCGAGATCCTGAGAACAGATGTGGTGAAGGGCCTGGGAGTCAAGCTGTTGGATAAAGTCCTGGAAATCATGGAGGAGGAGGATGACATTAAACGAGAAGTATGCTTTAAAAGTATGACATTGTTCGGGGTTCCCCTTTGAAGGGCAAAGTCTTTCCAGTTTCTTTTATTGCACAACTGTCTGAATGAAGCGTGGAGACTAGAACTGAAGTTCATCAGTTTAGTCTACAAATGGAGTCATAAACGCTGGAAAAACTCACAATCTCCCCAAGTATATATTTCTAATTTCCAGTCAAAATATCTCAACAAGTCTCATTCCCCTGAATATTCATTATTCAGTGAGACATAACTTTTATGGCAACAGAGGACATACTACTTTTGAGAATAGCAAGTTTGTTAAAAGACACACAACTTCACAATACTAGTAAGTATAACTAATAATAAGTTTTATTACGGATTTCTTATTTCAGGAAATCTTACGAAGAGACAATTTTGATCTGTTTCAttgccagatttttttttgttatttttgcttGTACTGAGCGAAAAAAAAATCTGCCAAaggaaaaagtcaaaattgtctTGGTAAAATTTCCAAAGATAGGAAACTAGCAATTAAAACATTATATGTACTTACtagtattgtgaagttttgtgtcTTAAAACAAAACTTGTGATGCTCAAGAGTAGTTATTTTTTCCTCAGAAAAGCTATTGGCTGAAAAAAAAAGTTCTTATGGATCATAATTTAGGGGATTGTGACTTTTAACTTGTGTTTGTCTagatattttgactagaaattaGAATGATATACTTGGTGACATTGAGTTTCTCCAGTGAAACGTTAGCAAAACTAGCGCTGGAGTGAAGACCGAGCTCTACAAAGTCTGGCACGTCCTCTTGAAATGGTGCCACTGCTCATATGCTTTTGGTTGCTGCAAATTATTTGCTACTTGCCaagatttaaaattgtatttctagaatgtccctagttttaagagctatttaccttttttagtcattgactttacatcctaatcttaattttagcttGATTAATTATATGTTTTCTATTCCAGTTTAAGCATGTTAAAATTGGGAAAATAACTATTTTGGTCATGTGTAAATATTCTGCAACATCCTAAAAATGCTTGATTTAAGAATTGTTagttccaaagaaatgcacctggggataggttgattggcaacactaaaattagccctggtttgtgaatgtgagtatgttgtctatctgtgttggccctgcgatgagatggtgacttgtccagggtgtacactgccttctgctcaattgcagctgagataggttccagcaccctcctcgaccccgtaagggacaagcggtagaaaatggatggaaaatgagcTTAGAGGTGCATTTTAATCTGGTTATATCAAATTTAAACTgaatgcttgttttcagaataaaatacttagtTCTAGTTTAAAAGTCATGCTATTTTCCTGATatatatttcttaatttattatgtcttatcaagtaaaattaactagctGCATTGACATTAAAAGTAACCCGCTTTTAGTATATTTTTTCCCAAAAGctaatctttttattttattttttccagtgTCCATACTGCTACTCTTACCAAGCAGAGTTGCTTGGGCCTCAGTCTATCGCAACCAAAACTTAACCTTAGCGTGTGTTTTTGACACGTACTTCTGCTTTCGCTCCATCTTGTACTTGGCACCTCTTCTCGTCATCAAAACAAGGAAGTATCCTATGTGTGTATAAGCAAGTGGATTCATTGTATTTGGCCTTGAAAAAAACTGTGTTCCAAACACGAGAATACCTAAATTAACAATCCACGCTGAGGTGGAAAAGTATGCCCATCACAATATATATTACTATCAGCAATATTGACCTTTTTGTCCGGTGTGCAAAGTTGTTAGTCTGGTTGATCAAAGCTTAAAAAGTACCAAGTAGAAGATATTTGACACTTGTTTTTTGCATCGCAGGTGTGTCTTCGTCAGCAGATGGGcgatgaaaagtatcaaaattatGCTGTAATGGTGAGACAACTGAAATTCTTTGAGGAGATAGCCTTCAAAGTTTAGGGGgggaaaaatatgttttcttaTGGACACTTTCCCCAAAGAGGCAGGTGCCATCACACTCCTTTTATAAACATTGATGCTTGTTGGTATTGATGACATACACTTGAATATGAATTACTGTACACTATTGCTTCCATCAGGGGTGTCCAGAGTGCAGGTTATTTTTTCAATTGGTTCtcaatatattgtaaaaaatgtaattcattattGAGGTATATAATTATTACACGTACTTGCTGTGTCATCTATAATTCGGATTCAACGTTTTTGTTCAGAAAGCTTAAATACATTGCATTCCTTAGTGGAACAAGTTTGGACACCTTTGGTTTGTACCTTTAGTTGTAGTTTATTATAACGCCTATGCAAACATTTTCAATCACATTGAAATTAATCAATGTTTTTTGACTTGCTCTAGTAGAGTACTTAGTTAATTTATCTTGTGAGCCAAAATATTACTGTATGTTGTAGCTGTTTTGTAGCTTTTGCAGATACGTTATTTTAATTTGTCTGATACACATAATATGGATTTTAACAGACATTCTTTCTGATTAATCCTTCCACTAAAAAACACAAATTTGACCATTATTTATAATGCTGTGGTTTTTGTATCAGGAAAGTTCTCCCCTACACACACCAAATCAAGTCAGATTTTGAAAATTTATTGGACACACATCGAAGTCATCCCTGTAATATTTTGTTTCTTTATGAAGCGTAACTGGAACAAAATGATTTACTATATAAAAATGATGCACAGATATCCAGATGATGGAGGGGCACTTATTTGTGCTTCTTTTTCTTCATACTCTCCTGGGTCTTTGGGCTGAAGTCTGCAGTGCTGTCTGGTACAACAGGCTGCCAGGGCAGGGGATTCTTTCTGTACATTGGCCACGGAGGCAGGGTCAGCTTAGAATAGATAAACATTTGATTTAGGACATGCAGTATTTTGGTAAAAAGTTCAGATGTATTAAGAAATAAACTTACAAAGCAGGAAATAACAAATCCAGCCAGAACTATGTATACAGTCCACCCAAACTGTTGAATGATCAGACCGTACACAAACCCAATCACCTGCAGAGACAACATCAGGTGACATCATACCTACACGACAAAATGTGCTGAATGTGTGTGctaaccagtgacgtgcggtcaggggaggcagtgcctcacctgtgatcatgcaaagaaataaaagatataaagataaaataattgttattgtttttaattttcatttaacttcaccaatttggatgatttttttcttaaaaatcgctgaatttttgcAATCTCTCTGTCTGATGTGCCGTcagagcgcgttcttgtctggtggcagagaaaaaagtctgaggcagtgttaattttgacagcaaaatttgatttagttttagtcatagtcttttgactaaaatgtaatttagttttagtcatattttagttatttaaattgttttatttttagtctAGTTATAGTTGACGAAATaacataagattatagtcgacaaactacagtagatttattcgactaaactttcccttcaatttctgaaagtcaaagcaaaacagcggaaaaatcaccaatacaagtcgtattttgatgaaaatcatgtctcagatttagtatttcacgagtaagccgtgtaataaacgggataacgtcgagtgagttgtatgttgtggaaaatgcttacctgtgtgtggatttcggggtgattcgactgtaaatgtcgcttcaagaaaaaaaaggtcgatgacgataactatgacgaaaatttttcggcaacaaaattaacactggtctgAGGTGAGGCACACAGTTCTCgtgtctcacgataggggcgctcatgatcagagacatatgttggcgtaagcgagtcaagtgccgcagcgagtaacatgttttgtgtgttggttgagacATCAAAACGgcggagaaaaaagtctgaggtgaggcaaacagttatcgtgcctcacgataggggcggggcACTCATGATtccagacatacggtggcctcagcgggtaagtgccgcaacgacttattttttccgtctcgGGCACCCCGACTTTaaacatggatgactacatttctgcacttaaacagttttctaaagtggactttgaagtgaagcaggagataattactaaaggaagaccaacacctgagctgaatggtttgtttcaatcagcaggacggaaagttactcgcacattccaaacggagtggtacacgtaaaaagactcgctttgtggatgttctgcaagtaaccgccttttctgctttccttgccttcttttttcaacctgtggaactgtgtggactcaaatgggattttgtgacctaaagaatttgcagagaagcctcaccaaacaagGGCGTTTGGCCGCTCATATTTAAAGCGGGATCGCGCTAAAAACGTTTAGGATGACGAGGATGGACTTGGAtttggatgaacagcggcgactcaacatcagtgtccaatatgctaaggtaaaagagaaccgggagattttaaaagatgtcatcaatgcgacctgctGCCTCGCCAAACAACTGCTCACATTTCGTGGAAATTGTTGTatgcacaataccaatggcgcgcaattttcaaatttaatgtcaaatcaaatcaaatgtttattggattactgactaaactactaccaagtgtggattcaggccgggcgGCCTATTTCAAGTTCAAGGTAACCcttcatttttatattttataaatagtaaaccaggTTGTGGtatagtagtttagtcagtacttctgtcgtggatgtaaactgtagagcaggggtagggaacctatggctatagagccagatgtggctcttttgatgactgcacctggctctcagataaatcttagctgacattgctaaacacggtaagtaatgaataattccgtcggtaatcacagtgttagaaataacgttcaaaatataaaagattcgcatgcattttaatccatccatccggttctacggcacctgttcaagaagtcgcattaatggtaaaaagtattttatttattgttggttagcttcagaataacaatgttattaaaaagaataagagacttaatatactctaaaaatgttggacttacttaaaaatgcatgcatttagtcaatcatcatcatcatttatatttattcctttcatgaaaatacatatataaaagccacgtacaattgacactttcattgtttttttgtttcttatacatttccatgaccagaaaggagcagatggaagaataatattcttatatttatctgccccctttttaacacaaattattttagatgactttataactgttccttccaacaacacccgaactccaacatactttccgattttcctttaagcattttcacaatgacacgtccaatctaaatcaaaatttgataaaattccagttttctctttttataactctttttaaaaacaaatatatccttacagctttttaagtctttgtttagagaattccatgctttcaaaccagcaacagacaagcacatttgtttcaaatttattcgcactcttggatgtttaaagtcatacggacttctgtggttctcatcttcagatgtgaacacataacttttgtatgtccttcggaataATTTTATTTCTCACTtcgaacatcattaatagagtattAAATTCtacaatgtattttagttttagtaatcctgacctaatgaaaggatttgtgtggtctctatatcgtactttaaaaatgatacgaattgctcttttctgtgaaataaaggcattatgttgctatgatatgtatttcccaatatttctgcacaataattgaaataagatagaacaatagttgtattcagtcttaaaataaatattatatggctctcacggaaatactttttaaaatatatggctctctcagctaaaaaggttagtgatgaatccaataaacatttgatttgatttgacattaaattttcaAAATGCAGTTGCGCATTTAGCAAATTGCGCACCATCAGTGTTGTGCTTACAACAaaatgatgagagtaggagctctgctaatcgcgacgactatgttgaactcttataagacttttaaaactgaaggaagtgaaggacttttaccagaaagtgacggctatttttatccagaaggaccggcgcatggacttcatttataagtaaaggtaagacggcgataacattatctttgtttcgtttttaatgaaatgctCATTTTGTGGGAGACAGTTTGGATGTGTAAAGAATtcagaaatgaaacataacccgtaaactgctTCCAATCGaatggcaaataatctgcgcagagcgcatactgtatatttgtaaatctgatccaaagaaatgcacctgggggtaggttgattggcaacactaaaattggccctagtgtgtgaatgttgtctatctatctgtgtttgcgacttgtccagggtgtaccccgccttccgcccgattgtagctgagataggcgccagcgccccccgacaccccaagagggaataagcggtaggaaatggatggatgattctgatTAGTCAGTGCCTCAGcagctataaacctcaccgcacgtcattGGTGCTAACTTACCGCAGAGATGAGAATTATTCCTTGGAAAATCTGTTCCGCCAATTTCTGACCTTTATAGTCCTGGATAGAATGAAAAGAATCAGCTCCATCGGACCGTGATTCATAACTAACGCAGGTATTTTACAGAAGCGGGACATGCCGAACAACGTTAAATAAGAATTAGGACAAacaaaaatgaaatgtttttttaagaaaAGAATAGTCACTCAATgccaaagctaaaaaaaaaaaagctcaggtGTACTCTGTAGTCGCTATTAGCTGTGACAATTTAGCATCACTCTCCTTGGGATCGCCACGCGTTAAGCTATTAAATACCAGGCTAGTTTAGAGCACATTTGGGTCATGATACAATAGCAAACGtgacaaaaaaatgtaaagtttACCATATGAGTGGGCAACGAGTTAAATATAGACAGTCTCATTTTTTTCTTCGACTTGAGACACGACAACCTAACCGATTAGATTTCCGGCAAGAAAAGGAGACGTCATGTTAATGCGACTCCTTTAGCGCCCGACTCTTTTAGATGACGTCATGCAATACGCTAGGTTGTGGTTTATTTAAAACGTGATagagttttgtatttatttaaaacgtgatacagttttatattcataaatgtaagtttctttcCGGAATTTTGTGCCTTAACATTAAAAAACTATCTATCTCTAGCAACAAAAAATCGGTGAAAACgacgatgctgtgttccaaatttaagttatttactgaaattgagtgagcctatgtggctttgcactttgtttattatatgaatattttttgtatcctatttgagttactttgaattaacaaccccctggtgctgttttgtactgtttttgtaattCTTTTTGATTTGTGTTTCTCATCAGTAggtaaatgttgacatttataaataaaggtgaaaaaaaaagcagaaaaacaaggaagtgaaaaaaataaaacgtgATCGATCGTGGACAATATTcaatataggtgtgggaaaatcacaagactacttcaacaTTATAGAACTGTTTcaggaggggttccctcaatcatcaggagattttaatggaagcattcacatacaatggtttatatagggcacatttgttgagcactgtacgacgatccgaaatggaaaaattCAGCATTGattactccacgaagaacattcccatacccgtgCAGAAGGACTACaggcaaagactcatagaaaagacggaacccttcctaagaaggatgcagtggaaagcacactttttcctccaccctgaaacaaaaggaacgcaaaaggaaacttacggattcaaatctaccaagaacccacccacagtcaaggaattaaaggactttgagaacgacatgctcaaaatgatacaatcagtcaaattcaagccagcccgcaacccattcctcaccaagctgaaaaatgacacggagcgcatcaaaaagtaagcaacctcatcatagccgccgataaaaccactaacttctacagaatggacataccagaacataacactttactggacaaaagcatcaccaaatcagacaaaaaagcgcaacccaacactttacagaacatccacctgtaAAACAAGCGGGTCGCAACCAAACTGgatattgaggacagggtggacgccacagcagacaaggaagccttcatcacattgaaggaccacaaacccaacttcgcaaataacccaacataccgactaataaacccaactaaatctgaaataggaaaaatcagcaaaataatcctggacagaatcaacacaaatatcaaggacaaaacaccactcaaccaatggaggaATACAGtaacagtaatcaaatggtttaacaacatccaagacaaacaacacaactttatctccttcgacatcgaagaattttacccttccatcacgcaagacctactgacccaagcactagacttcgcctcggactacgactcaatcacaggcaacgaaagaaacatcatcatccacgcaaagaactccatactcatccgcaacagtacaccatggcacaaaaagaacaattcaacatttgacgttactatggggagttttgacggagcagaaacgtgtgaactcgttgggagtttcctcctctcccagcttgctagcctcaacttgaaccttggtatttaccgtgatgacggactggcagtgtgccgtgCCTCGCCAAAGAGCAGCGAgaataccaagaagcgcatatgccaaatcttcaaaaaGAACAGCCTACGGATCACgtttgaagccaacaagcaaaccgtcaacttcctcgacgtcactttcaacctgagaaataacagctaccaaccattcacgaaacccaacacaacactccaatatgtgcaccatgacagcaaccacccacccaccaccacgaaaagaacaCCTACCGTaattaataaaagactatcgatactgtcatctagcaaagctgaattcgaccaagcaacccccccgtaccagaaagcacttgataaaagcggatacaacttcaccctcacctatgagcccacgccaggaaaccaaccaaaaaagagcaaaaaacgaaacaacatcatctggtacaaccccccattcagcgaaaacgtctcaaccaatatcggccacaattTCCTCACTCTGattgacaaacacttccccaaaggcaacaccctaacaACAGCCTACGGATCAccagaacaacattaaattgagctacagctgtatgaataacatacaacaaatcatttcaaaccacaacaaagcaattgcaaaaggactgcctacccccagactaaacgactctgaaaccaataaggaatgtaactgtcgcaagaaacctgattgccctctcaacggggggtgcttacaaacatcagtcgtttaccaagcaaaggtaacacgcaaggacattaacacatccgacacgtacgtaggatcaACCGAAGAAGAGTTTataaccagatggaataatcacaaggcctcctttagaaaccagactttgcggaattctacagaactcagcaagcacatttggaacctcaaagacaataatgttgaatattcaataacatggcaaattcttgcatccagcacaccttacaacagtggtaataaaatatgcaacctatgcttaaaagagaaactgtttattatatatcatccagatttatcatccctcaacaagcgcagtgaaatcattttaacatgccgccacagacggaaacacctccgaggtaacacatgagccaatc
Coding sequences within:
- the spcs1 gene encoding signal peptidase complex subunit 1; the protein is MRLSIFNSLPTHMDYKGQKLAEQIFQGIILISAVIGFVYGLIIQQFGWTVYIVLAGFVISCFLTLPPWPMYRKNPLPWQPVVPDSTADFSPKTQESMKKKKHK